TAAATTGACTATAGAACAGTTTTTTGCTTCTATTAAGCCATATTTTCTCCTGGAGTTTTGATTAATACGCAGTCAGTTTTAAAAGTTGGCAGTCATGACATTAAAGCTCTTTTTGATTTTGTCCTTACTGCAGCTGGTCCCAGATTTTGGAGACCCTTCCTCTTCCGAATGTGAGTTATAGGCTTCAAGTGATCTCCAGCAGTTGCCTTAATTATGTTAAGCGTGCTCAGTTACTTTACCTTTTGGTCAATGTTAACCCATCTGTGTATATGTGATGTAGATCAAATGGATCTGCCCTACAGCTCCTTCTCAACCAATAAGTCTGTTTGGTGGTTTTCCCTCCACAGCTTGTAAGTTATTTTCTACTTAGCATTCGTCTTTCCTTCTGGTTAGTGGAAACTGTTACTAATCAAAATACTAAGGGAGGTTAAGAGAGTTGCACTTAAATTTTAATCATGTTCTTGCAAATGAATGTGCCAACCAaaccccaatttttttttgaaaagttagTCTATAAGGCTCTAAGCAAAGTAGTCAACCAAGTAGTTGGCTTGTGGGCGAGAGTATTATTAGCCAACACATCGTTGGTTTGGCTCCACATCACTAGACCAAAGAGTTCTTCTATTGTTCCTTCTTAATAATGGGAATCTCTATTCAAAAGTTAATCATCAGACTCGTGCACGAATAATAATTCTGAACAGTGAGTATTTTGTGTGAGAAAAAAGTTTGATGAGTTGGTACTGTTGCAGGGTTTGATGTTGTGGACCTCACTGAGAATGGACCTGATGATGTAGAAGGACTGGATGTGGCTGCCGCACATGTTGCAAATCTGTTGGCAAATGAGCCTGCTGACAGTAAGTTTTCCTTCCAAAAACTTGCCTCTTCATTCCCCTCCATATAACCAGTCAAGTTCGACTTTATTGAGCCTGTTTCGGTTTCTTATCGAATCCATTTCTAAAAATACTGTGTTATCTTTTATTGCTTACAGTTAAGTTAGGTGTTGGAGGGTTCAGCATGGGGGCAGGGACGTCTCTGTATTCTGCGACTTGTTTTGCCCTTGGCAAATATGGAAATGGCAATCCTTACCCTATCAATTTAAGCGCAGTCATTGGCTTAAGCGGGTGGCTTCCTTGTGCTAAGTAAGTCTCCTCTTTGTGCCAAAAGTCCTAACGTTCTTCTTGTTTTATAAGAGCTTTGATGGATCTTTTCTTCTTCGAAGGACACTGACTGGTAAACTAGAAGAGGAGCAGATCAAGAACCGGGCTGCATCGTTACCCATCTTAGTTTGTCATGGAAAAGGTAACTAAGCAAACTATGTTAcccttaaaattttgaaatgtttCATCGCTCAATATGCATAGTGTAAATGCAATTCATgccttattttgaatttttaaacttttaaaatagtCTTCCTGTTCTTGTGCTGATTCATGTACCTTTGGTTTCTAGGTGATGATGTTGTACCGTTCAAGTTTGGGGAGAAATCTTCACAGGCCTTGTTATCACATGGGTTTAAGAAGACGACCTTCAAAGCTTACGGTGCACTTGGTCACTACACAATCCCACAGGAGACGGAGGATGTATGCGCGTGGTTGACATCCACCCTCGGCCTCGAAGGTTGAAAAAGGCTTTTCAATGATTTGTCACTCTCTGATGAAAAAAAACTCGTGATTTTTCATTGATTTGGATTTAAATCTTTCggattttcatttttaagatGTTACATTTGGGATGTTTAAGACTAAGTAGATAAAGCTTGTCGTTTGGCCCTTCTAAACTCTGTCACCTGACCATCGGTAGTCTCAGTTGTGTTTGTTTTCTGGTGGTCGATCggttatttagcaaaaaaaaattcattccttttaaggttttgtttctttgaaaGTATGCCAAATGTTagtgataaaattattttaactagAAATATAGAACTAAAATGTAATAGATGGGTTAATtgataaagaaaattaaaagaacactattttttttatttgaatattacTAATTCATTAAAAGTAGCTCGACGGTTACGCCTAACTAACTGCACAGTTTAAAATGTGCGCGACATAGCTTGACACGTGTGCGCGACATAACACAACACGTGTTCGGACAAGACTTGTCTGAATCATCGTTTCCACTTTCTCACTCCGCCTGAGCTCTCTCTCTAACATGATCATCAAGCGCGAAACAATGGgggagtaaaaaaaaaaacagagatgctttctctcttcctctcttcctcttcttcttcgtacCTCACACTCTCCAGATCCGTAACTCTCCACTTATCCCGCCGAACAACACTCTCATCCCTCACAATGTCAACGAACCTAAGCACCCACGCGTACGCAGGCAACCCCTTGAAATCCAAAACCCCAAAATCCACCGACACCTTCTCACCTTCCTCCGCCTTTGAATCCCTCAAAGCCCTGATCCCGCAAATCCCCAATCACCCCACGCCTTCCCCCGATTTCAAAGTCCTCCCCTTTAGCAAAGGCCGCCCGCTGGTGTTCTCCAGCGGCGGCGGAGACGCTTCCACCACGTCGCCTATCTGGCATCTGGGGTGGATCAGCTTGGCTGATTGCAAGGGTATGTTAGCGAGCCGCGGGGTTGATATGGACGAGGACTCGCTTGTGTATTTAGGACCCAAGGTGGAGGAAGATTTGGTGTGTTGGGCTGTTGATgtgtctgaagaagaagaagacggcgTCGTTTCGGGGTTGGAAAGTAGGAAGCTTTGTTTCGTCGAGCTGAGGACTTTGATGGTTGCTGCTGATTGGGTGGATCAGCGCGCTATGGATGAGTTGGCTATTGCAGGACATGTATGTGAGCTGCACTCTTCCAAGTGCATTTCATCATCTTTATCATAATGCTTAAGTTGTCTTGTTTCTGTGGCAGGCCAGGGCATTGCTTGAGTGGCACAATGTATCAAGATTCTGTGGGTCTTGTGGAGGTACAAATGTAGCAAAGGAAGCAGGAAGAAGAAAGCAGTGCTCAAACAAGGCTTGCGGAAAGCGGGTTTATCCCCGGGTTGACCCGGTATATGTTTATCCTAAAAAGCATGAGTTACTTTGCAGAACTTAAGGCTGATTGATTTCTCTATACCAGGTGGTTATAATGTTAGTGATTGATCGAGAGAATGATCGTGCGCTTTTAAGCAGACAGTCTCGATATGTACCTAGAATGTGGAGTTGTTTAGCTGGATTTATTGAGGTATAGAAAGAATCTCTCTCACTGCTAAGTTATTTGTTTTGTATGTGTATTGTTACCTATGCTGCTTTTGCTTAGCCAGGGGAAAGTTTAGAAGAGGCTGTGAGGCGAGAAACATGGGAAGAGACAGGCATTGAAGTAGAAGATGTTGTTTATCACAGCTCTCAGCCTTGGCCTGGTAAATTGACTTGTTATAATTGGTGTACTAGTTGTATCATTTAGCTTGTCTTTGTTAGCTCGTGGTTTACAGAGTCTCGTTAGCTAATGTTCAATGCATGCATCCTGTAGAGTCATATTAATGAGAAATTTTACTCGTCTGGCAGATAAAAATTGAGGGTAACCTATATTATGTATTGATtagaacattattttttctttgaagATTAAGATATTTAGTCTTGTATCATGTTGATGGGGGTTTGATCTCTTCGTTTGTGGCTTTTTTTGACCTGCAAATTTAACAGAACGATGATATGCTTGTCTTAAACTGCAGTGGGACCAAGTAGCACGCCATGCCAGCTGATGTTGGGGTTCTTTGCTTTCGCCAAGACTCTTGACATAAACGTAGACAAGGAGGAATTAGAAGGTAAGAGTAACTTCAACTCCTTTGGAAAATCCCCAAGAGTTTCTTAACATTCATCACGTTGAGCTCATCTTTAACAACTACCACCATGTTGTGTTGCGCAGATGCTCAATGGCACAGTAGAGAAGATGTGAAGAAAGCACTGGCCTTTGCAGAATACAGGAAGGCGCAAAGAACAGCGGCTTCAAAGATAGAGCAAATCTGTAAAGGTGTGGAGAAAAGCAAGAGTCTGACAACTGATTTCAATGTGGAAAGCGGCGAGCTCGCTCCTATGTTCATCCCGGGGCCATTTGCCATAGCTCACCACCTGATCTCGACATGGGTAGATCAGGGTTCTTGCAATGTTCACTCAAAACCGCAAGCTAGTGTCTCTCTCTCGAGTTTGTAGCTAGAAAGTTACGACTTTGATGCTTTAGAGAAATCAAAACGATTGTTATAGCTTTGATGCTTAATCTGAACTAATCTTTGCGTAAAGACTTGAAAACTTAAGCTGTGTTATAATCTTTGCtttggtttttaatttcttttcatTTAGCTATTATACAACAatcaataagaaaaaaactactgtatttatataaatagaagGCCTTTTATTAATGATGTGTTTATGGAGAGTTTattgatttatgttttagtattaaatttttttatcaagatTTTGTTTTAAGAATTCCACCGCTCTGATTAGAGTTCACCTGATTTGTAACAGAAATTAAGGGGAGAATAGAGGAAGAGCGAAGGAAGAAGAGTAGAGAGTAGTAAACCTTTCCAAGAGTACTTTGTAGTTTACATAGAGCAAATTGTAATTGGGCTTAAAtcataaactaaacataaacgTAAGAAGAAGCCCAACTGGCCCATCTTCATCCTAAGTATTCGTATCAAATGCACTTTCAATCTTCAGGTCTCTCACTCACAAGGTTCTAAACCCCTCCCATTGCGCAACCTTTGTTATTCTCCGAGATCTGAACCACTATGGCTACCTTCTTCCGACGACTCGCTAGGTCAGCTCCGATCGCATTCCCGGCCGCACTCCGATCCCAAATCAAATCTGGTCATGGTACTTTCCGATTCTCTGCCGGCGCGATCGCGGCTCTTTCCGGTGGATTCTCCTGTTACTACCTCACCTCCGGCAACAATCTGGTGAGCTTTTCTTTTCCAAGCTGGTTCGAGtcatttatatttgtattttggtcAATATAGATTTTGTTTGTATATCACATTCGATCAGGCGAGTCTAGAGGAACACACTGATTCAGATACTGAAAACGCTTTCGTATCGGTTAATAAAATCTTGTGTGTTTGTTAGTGATTGCTGACTCTCGTTGATGGATCTCACAGGCTTATCTGGATCAAGCTAAGGAAGAGACTGGACCCAAAACAGGTGCTCTCTTTTTTACTCTCAAGTTAACCACGGTTTTTCCTTTAATCTCCGAAACGTTTTTACCTACAATTGATTTTTATCAtatttctttatgttttattttcctttttgcgTCGGGCTCCTCCATACACTTATTATCTGACTGGTTTCAGCTCTGAACCCTGACAAATGGCTCGAGTTCAAGCTCCAAGACACTGCTACAGTTAGCCACAACACCAAGTTGTTCAGGTCTTTGCTCGACTTACTAACTATCTTCATAAATATACACATATTGGCAATAGGGAGCGATGATATGGATAACTAACTAGCTGGTGAATCCTTTGTTTGTTACTTATCCTTTCTTGTGTTATTTTCAACATGTATTAAGTAGTTTGTATCCCTGTAGTGCATATGTGGTAGGCATTATGAAATCATTGTTGGTAAAAAAAATCCAAGTGGTGTTTAACTTTGGTTctcttgttttcctttttccttgaATTCTAGGTTCTCATTTGACCCCTCAGCCAACTTGGGTCTGCATGTTGCTTCTTGTCTCCTCACAAGGTATGTTGCGCTCTAACTCGTACAACTTTACagtaaaacaaatttatttactGACAACTTGGGTAATTTTCTCCGATGATAAATTTCTAACCTGTTTCCTTTTCCTTTGTACAGGGCTCCTTTAGGCTATAACGCTGAAGGGAAAACGAAATATGTCGTTAGACCGTAAGTTCAGCTAAAAACTTCTCACCAGCTTTGCATGGTTTTTCATGTCCGGACAACCACTTTTTCTGATTGAGTTAAAGAACCTGTTAGCCTAGCCGTTGAGATTACCACTTTGTGGTttctaaatttcaaatttctggATTACTCAATATCTTAACTTATCTTGGAAATACCTCTTCCAGATCTTTACTTTTCTTGCTTCCACTTAAAACTCTTTCAATACTTGTGCTTATGTACGTGGGGCTTCTATTAACCATGTTTATCTTATGTTTGTGAATCAATCTCAGTTACACTCCTATATCAGACCCAGAGGCTAAGGGCTATTTTGATTTACTGATTAAGGTATGACCGTATGAGTGTCTTCTAATATCCATGTGCATCTTTCCACTTTTGCACTATTTTCTAGCAAAGAACTGATTGTGTTATGATTGATCTGATTTCTTcgatttgttttgattttgttatGATGTGTTCACTGCCTTTTGCAGGTATATCCAGATGGAAAAATGAGTCAGCATTTTGCCAGCTTAAAACCGGGGGATGTGTTGGAAGTGAAAGGGTATAATTTCTTGACTTTTAGCATTTACTTACTACGGTTGTTGATAGTTCTTTACTTTATATAATGTTTAACTATTTCTACCTTTTGTTTCTTGTAGACCCATTGAGAAGTTCAAATATTCGCCTAATATGAAGAAACATATTGGCATGGTATAAACCTTTGTTCCCTTATTACAGCCAAGTTTATTGAAGCTTTCTTACACACAATCTGTTCTATATATCGAAATGGAAAGCCTGAAAAAAACATATGTGAAGGTTGAACTTTGAAGATAGGACTTCACTAGTAGTTTTTTCGTTATCTCAATGTATGGAATGATTTCACCTGCTCCCCTTTGTTGAAATACAAGTCCGTAGAAATTCAGTTTCTTAATAATGGATACAAGTCAATGTAATGACAAATAATTTCTGACTGGTaattttgtgtgttgtttgtaTCCGTTTTCTCTTTTTACTTGAAGATCGCTGGTGGAAGTGGGATTACTCCAATGCTTCAGGTGATTGATACCATTGTGAAGAATCCTGAGGACAACACGAAGGTGACCAGTTTATTGCtaccttatttttttctcaaaaatgaTTATTTGTATACCCCATATTGAAGTATTTAATCTATCCATACATTGCTTAACTTCTACGTATTCCAGATTGTGGTTTCTTTACCCAGATCTTAAAACTGTTATCATCCTTTACAGCTCATTTGAAAACTGTGTTTTCACACAAAATAATCCTAACATGGAAATTACAATTTTGTGTGCACAGATAACACTACTCTATGCCAATGTTTCTCCGGATGACATACTTCTCAAGCAAAAGCTCGATGCACTTCAGGCAAACCACCCAAACCTGAAGGTAGAATCCTCTTTGATTTCTTCAATTGCTTATTTTACTAGCATACACTActcttattaataaaaaatgaaatgttTAAAATGGACAGGTATTCTATACTGTTGACAATCCTACTAAAAATTGGAAAGGAGGAGTAGGTTACGTTTCAAAGGATATGGCTCTGAAAGGCTTACCTCTTCCTGCTGACGATACACTTATCCTCGTAAGTTACCTTACAACCTTCAGAACCATTTCTTGTTTTTTGTTAAAAGAAAGTGTTTCTACAATCTAATTCCATCGCTTCTTCCCTTGTGTgctatgtaatatttttctgcTTAAATATATGACAGTACATTAATTTAATTAGTGAgcttttttccttttccttttgatTTTGGAGTATGGAGATGTTTTATATCAGTTTTCATCATAACAGACTATGTTTCTTAAGAGATCGAGAATTAGGATGTTTACGGATTTGATTTGCCGAAAAAGAAGTTGTGGATAGGAGCAAAGCATTCGCTATTAATTAACGTGgtattatttattgttatttcaGGTGTGTGGTCCTCCTGGGATGATGGAGCATGTATCCGGAGGCAAAGCTCCAGACTGGTCACAAGGAGAGGTTTGTTCCAATTCGTCAACATCTTATCTTGGCAAATATCTTTTACTTGAAACCTAAAAACTAGTTAAACCGTTTGATCGAGCTCTTCATGTCTAATTGTTACGTTGGTTTGTTTCACTGCAGGTTAAGGGAATACTCAAGGAACTCGGATTCACAGAGCAAATGGTTTTCAAATTCTGAGAGGATTATGAATCAAAATTCCGTGACGGGTTTCATTTCATGTAATAAAGTGTCCCCAAGCAAACATTAATTGATGCAGTATGAGATTGACACAGTACCTATCAAGCTTTGAAAATAAACAAAGCATAACAGATCAGTTAGTCTTTTGTCTCTAGAAGGACCTTTGCCATACTTTGATTTTGATGATAAATTTCTATGTGATTGAGACTGCAAGATATTGGATACGGTTTGAAAGATAAAAGTTTGTTCATTTGCGTTCATGTCTGTGTTTTCGACTCATGTCAAATCATGTGCTTGGAGAAAGATCCAAAACTCAATTAGCACTCTCAACTTGGCTAAGTCGTCTATTGTTCATTAGCAATTTGTGTTGGAGTAACAGGAAATGTGGACTGCCACCAACATGTCCCAAGTTTTATTATAATCTGTTACTTGTGAAAGAAAAGATATAATTGTCAATGAAGGATCCAACAAGTAAAGCAACCATATAGCTTGGGGAGACAAGACAAACACGTTTCAAAGGAAAATCAAATGGATAGAGATATCAGTAATTCCCCAAGAACAAATGCTTGCAGCGTTAAAGAAACCCTCTCCTTCATCATTTAGGTTTACTGAGACGGTTTCTCCTCTTCTTTCGTGGAGGATAGATACCTGTCATCAAGCACGTTTAAAGGACTTCAAAATAAGCTAGAAAACAACAGGATATGGGCTAAACTGTGGAAGCAATTGCATAAAAAACATACTGGCTTCATCTATAAAACAGTAATCCTATAAGCAAACTTGTTTCCGAGTAGTGCATCTAGACACGAATATATGTGGTTTCTCTGAGGTATATAGAAATTACCCCTGGGCTCTAGCCCAACGAGAGAGCTGGTAGAGCTGAACTGTCTCATTGGAAGCATGGCAGGCAAGTAGGAGATAGTTGCGTGGTTGCACCATCCAGGCAAATCTCATGAACAATGCAGAGTAAATACACATGGCTGTAACAAAACAAATGGCATTAGAGGCTTCACTTAACTATCAATGCTGCAGCATAATATAAGGAAGGCCTTCGTAATAAGATACCTGAGGACATGTTTCCAGAAATCATTTCCGGAGGCTTTTGCATATCCACCAAACCCTAttattgttgaaaaaaaaaaaattaaaaacgatgAATGAATCCCATTGGatcacaagaaaagaaaaagattgaGAAAGAGAAAGCATACAGCGGCAACAAAGCCCCAGTTAGCGATAGGACCCCAGAAATGGGTTGTTTTAGGTCCAACCGGACTGTTCAAGAATGCTTGGAACCTTGATGCTGTTGCCATTTTATCTAATATTCTgcaaataataacaataaactAATCCAAGTTTCAGAAAAGCTAAAACAAGTTTCAttgttttttctataaaatgtcAACCAAAGAGTGATAAGTAAACAGTACAATCAGATTAATTTATCATCATCAACCGATTCCAATTCGACAAAATCAGAATTACACAATCATCACAATACATTTCGATTCTCAATCTCAAACATTGGAGAACAAAGAATATATCTCTCGATTAAGTTACGTAAAGTGTCTAAAGCGATCCTTTTTATTTGATCCATACTTAGACAATCTACTTTGAGATAAGACACAAACCTGAGGGATGCGAAGTTCTGGGAGCTCGATGGTGAGGGAAATTGAGGGAGTGAGAGAGACCGAGGAAGGAATAACAGAACAAGTCAAAAAGACACAAGTGGCTTGTTGGGCTTTCGTTAACTTAGAGATCAGTAGGAAGATCCACCAAAAGAAAATATTCTCCATTAAATATGGGCTCTCATGAATTGATTATCCAAAAgaacaaatattctttttttttgggtcaaaaaagAACAAATATTCTAAAGTTCTAAAATAGTGGTTATCATcagaaatattaatatataatacatgttgGGTCTAAATGGGTGAccaaagaatgaaaaaaaataatgcattCTTTGTTATTCTTAATTTCTTTTACTATTTATAAGGAatagtttttcatttccattccttctcatttcttttattatattggaatataaaacaaatttgttcTTCACTAAATGTATGAATGGTGagagcaccattaaccctaGCACCCCAAATGGGgtgcttcatttttttttttttttttggtttttcttctaatttaaaaaaaaaaattaaaaacgaaccaatcgcGGACTGTCATATATCAGTGGGGTCCGCGAAACAGTGCTAACACCGGTGCTTAGTTAAGCAGAATAAGCATAGGTGCTTAGTTTTTGTGTGGATCTCACCCgctaatatattaattttttgctAAGCATCCCCCTCTAAGTACCCCCATTAATCATGTTCTGACTAAGGAACGGCGAATAATAATGTATTCCCtaatattctttaaaaaaatcaccattcataaaaaataatttttctttttcatttcctacaattcttttttttttagaaaaataaagaacaaagtTATTCTTTGTTAAATATGGGATGGAACAACCATTTCTTTTCATTCCTGCAATTTTATACATCTACGTTACTTTCCTATTAGTTTCTCTTATTTCCATAATGGTCACCAATCAGACCCTAAAATTGATAAGGAATAATTTTCCTCtttattcttttaattttatttttttgcattttttcttTACTCATTCCTAGTGTTTTTATAGCAGTCACCCGTTAGACCAAGTTgtttattcatatatatttagGAAAATTGATAATTGAGATAACCACTCATTTTGTTGACCCGCGCAAATCAAAGTAAAATCGTTAGGACACGAAATGCATGTCGTCCATCTGGACCAATCTTacataataaactttttttttataactcgTTTTGCGATGACTGTGACAGTTTTATTTCCTTCTGCAATTAGgacatatatatcaaaaaacAGACGGTAAGTTATGTTCTTCGGTTTCCcctatttttggtaaaatgaaTCTAATTTTCCTAGAAATTGTCAGTTTAACCACAAATGTGGAAACCGTAATAAGAAAAGAATATCGTAAtaagaaaattggaaaaatgacAAAGTCTTCGACaacaaagaaatatataaaaaaggaaaaaccgTTTCCCATAataattcttgttttttttttctctcttttttgttgaaacttaatatgtttttttgtttacttctcttcattttcttttcaaaacctTTGTGATGATCACAAGCAAATTCCCATTCCattgaaagaaaacaaacacaaaGAAGAGAACTATGGCGTTGCAAAGATCGACGACGTCCTTCAGGAGACAAGGATCATCGGGACTCATCTGGAACGACAGATTCTTGAGCGGAGAAATCCGTAACGACGAAAGAAAAGAAGACCGACGTAACGATCATCGAGACGGTTCAATGGCTTCCACCACGGCAACAGTGAAACGTAGCGCATCTGATGGAGGACGTAGCAACGGTGGACGGCTGGAGATTTCTCCAACGTTGGATCCACCTTCCCCTGAAATATCTGCTGGTTGTGGCTTCTGTTCTATGTTTTCGTCTAATCGAAGAAGGAGACGCAGAGGAAGATCATCAAGCGCTGGAAGTTCATAAAACCCTTGATATATACAATTGAtgcatatattattattatattagggttgtttgtgtgttcttcttttctttatgtGAAAGTTTCGAGATCATGATGGATAACAAAGCGAAGGTTttgcttt
The window above is part of the Brassica napus cultivar Da-Ae chromosome C3, Da-Ae, whole genome shotgun sequence genome. Proteins encoded here:
- the LOC106386720 gene encoding acyl-protein thioesterase 2-like, yielding MSLSGAAAVGSSRNLRKAVEFGKTHVVKPKGKHQATIVWLHGLGDNGSSWSQILETLPLPNIKWICPTAPSQPISLFGGFPSTAWFDVVDLTENGPDDVEGLDVAAAHVANLLANEPADIKLGVGGFSMGAGTSLYSATCFALGKYGNGNPYPINLSAVIGLSGWLPCAKTLTGKLEEEQIKNRAASLPILVCHGKGDDVVPFKFGEKSSQALLSHGFKKTTFKAYGALGHYTIPQETEDVCAWLTSTLGLEG
- the LOC106386719 gene encoding nudix hydrolase 19, chloroplastic, with the protein product MLSLFLSSSSSSYLTLSRSVTLHLSRRTTLSSLTMSTNLSTHAYAGNPLKSKTPKSTDTFSPSSAFESLKALIPQIPNHPTPSPDFKVLPFSKGRPLVFSSGGGDASTTSPIWHLGWISLADCKGMLASRGVDMDEDSLVYLGPKVEEDLVCWAVDVSEEEEDGVVSGLESRKLCFVELRTLMVAADWVDQRAMDELAIAGHARALLEWHNVSRFCGSCGGTNVAKEAGRRKQCSNKACGKRVYPRVDPVVIMLVIDRENDRALLSRQSRYVPRMWSCLAGFIEPGESLEEAVRRETWEETGIEVEDVVYHSSQPWPVGPSSTPCQLMLGFFAFAKTLDINVDKEELEDAQWHSREDVKKALAFAEYRKAQRTAASKIEQICKGVEKSKSLTTDFNVESGELAPMFIPGPFAIAHHLISTWVDQGSCNVHSKPQASVSLSSL
- the LOC106386718 gene encoding NADH-cytochrome b5 reductase-like protein, with product MATFFRRLARSAPIAFPAALRSQIKSGHGTFRFSAGAIAALSGGFSCYYLTSGNNLAYLDQAKEETGPKTALNPDKWLEFKLQDTATVSHNTKLFRFSFDPSANLGLHVASCLLTRAPLGYNAEGKTKYVVRPYTPISDPEAKGYFDLLIKVYPDGKMSQHFASLKPGDVLEVKGPIEKFKYSPNMKKHIGMIAGGSGITPMLQVIDTIVKNPEDNTKITLLYANVSPDDILLKQKLDALQANHPNLKVFYTVDNPTKNWKGGVGYVSKDMALKGLPLPADDTLILVCGPPGMMEHVSGGKAPDWSQGEVKGILKELGFTEQMVFKF
- the LOC106434581 gene encoding mitochondrial pyruvate carrier 1 — its product is MATASRFQAFLNSPVGPKTTHFWGPIANWGFVAAGLVDMQKPPEMISGNMSSAMCIYSALFMRFAWMVQPRNYLLLACHASNETVQLYQLSRWARAQGYLSSTKEEEKPSQ
- the LOC106385254 gene encoding uncharacterized protein At1g15400-like, whose amino-acid sequence is MALQRSTTSFRRQGSSGLIWNDRFLSGEIRNDERKEDRRNDHRDGSMASTTATVKRSASDGGRSNGGRLEISPTLDPPSPEISAGCGFCSMFSSNRRRRRRGRSSSAGSS